From one Humulus lupulus chromosome 8, drHumLupu1.1, whole genome shotgun sequence genomic stretch:
- the LOC133798651 gene encoding metacaspase-4 — protein MVKKALLIGCNYPGTKAELRGCINDVKRMHKCLIERFGFSEDDITVLIDTDDSYTQPTGKNIRAALSRLIRSGRPGDFLFVHYSGHGTRLPAETGEDDDTGYDECIVPSDMNLITDDDFRDFVDQIRDGCRLTIVSDSCHSGGLIDEAKEQIGESTKKDDDDSESSSFGGFKSFFHRKVEDAIESRGFHVPSKLRHHGRGDDGDEDEDVQEREFEMDGIRVKSRSLPLSTYIEMLKQKTGKDDIDVGKVRPTLFDVFGEDASPKVKKFMKVILNKLNHSGHGEEGGEGGSGLLGMVGSLAQEFLKHKLEDDEDYAKPAMETEVGSKQEVYAGSSNRELPDGGILISGCQTHQTSADAAPGGNAAEAYGALSNAIQIILAETDGEVSNQELVMKARKKLKSQGFTQQPGLYCSDHHVDATFVC, from the exons atggtgaAGAAGGCATTGCTGATCGGATGCAACTATCCAGGAACAAAGGCAGAATTGAGAGGATGCATAAACGACGTGAAAAGGATGCACAAATGCTTGATTGAGCGGTTTGGATTCAGTGAGGATGACATTACTGTCCTCATCGACACCGATGACTCTTACACTCAACCTACCGGAAAGAACATCCGCGCCGCTCTCTCACGCCTCATCCGATCCGGCCGCCCTGGCGATTTCCTCTTCGTCCACTACAGTGGCCACGGCACCCGCCTCCCTGCCGAGACTGGCGAGGACGACGATACCGGCTATGATGAGTGCATAGTTCCTTCTGACATGAATCTCATCACTG ATGACGACTTCAGAGATTTCGTTGACCAAATTCGGGACGGTTGTCGCTTGACAATTGTATCGGATTCCTGCCACAGTGGTGGCCTCATTGACGAAGCTAAGGAGCAGATTGGCGAGAGCACCAAGAAAGACGACGATGATTCTGAATCCTCCTCATTTGGAGGATTCAAGAGCTTTTTCCATCGAAAAGTTGAGGATGCAATTGAATCTCGTGGATTCCACGTCCCCTCTAAACTGCGTCACCACGGTCGTGGTGACGATGGTGATGAAGACGAAGATGTTcaagagagagagtttgagatgGATGGAATCAGGGTCAAGAGTAGGTCTCTTCCACTCTCCACTTACATAGAAATGCTTAAGCAGAAGACTGGTAAAGACGACATTGATGTTGGCAAAGTGAGACCAACACTTTTTGATGTCTTTGGGGAAGATGCCAGCCCCAAGGTTAAGAAGTTCATGAAGGTCATTCTGAACAAACTCAACCATAGTGGTCATGGAGAGGAGGGTGGAGAAGGCGGCAGTGGTCTCCTTGGGATGGTGGGGAGTCTGGCCCAGGAGTTTCTCAAGCATAAACTTGAGGATGATGAAGACTATGCAAAGCCTGCAATGGAGACAGAGGTTGGTAGCAAACAGGAGGTTTACGCAGGATCAAGCAACAGGGAACTTCCTGATGGCGGGATCTTGATTAGTGGATGCCAGACACACCAAACATCTGCTGATGCTGCTCCAGGCGGAAATGCCGCTGAAGCTTATGGAGCTCTCAGCAATGCAATCCAGATAATCCTTGCTGAGACAGACGGCGAAGTTTCGAACCAGGAGCTTGTTATGAAGGCTAGGAAAAAGCTCAAGAGTCAAGGCTTCACTCAGCAGCCTGGCCTCTATTGCAGTGACCATCATGTTGATGCTACTTTTGTGTGCTGA